A region of the Dyadobacter sp. CECT 9275 genome:
AAAGAGGCCGTATTTGCCGCAGGCACAAACAAAAAAGAACCCAATGCAAAAAGGGAAAGTCCCAGAAGTACTCCGTTTTTATATCCGAATCGCTTCATAAACAAACCGGCGGGAATACCCATGACAAAGTAGGCTCCGAAAATCGCGAACTGAACGAAGGCCGACTGAGTTTTGCTAAGGCTCAAGACATGCTGGAAGTGTTTGTTCAGTACATCGCCCATGGTGATTGCAATTCCCCAAAACATAAAAAGGGAAGTGACGAAGACAAGCGTCACGAGATACTTTTTTTCAGTAAAAGTTGCCGGAATTTTGGCAGCCCCCTGTTCGGGTAGATGGCTCATTGTAGGTTAATTGTAGTATTAAATATTCGGTTAGTTCTATTTTTGAAGATGTAAATTAGAGAAATTTAAAAAACCTTTCCAATCATAGTTTTCTGCTTCCCTGCCGCGTACCGCTTTTCAGCTTAGCGAAAGTTACTAAAACACCTGATAAAGAACCCGAAACAACATCCCTGAAAATTACCGTCTGGTAAAATTTACAGTCAATACCTCTTCATGGTTTTGCAGTCTGTTACAGCAAACCCGACTTTTCCAGCCATAATCTGGCCATCAGTTCGTGTCCGGCAGGCATGGGATGTATCCCATCCCAGATCCAGTATTCGGCCGGGGCACGGTTCAGCGCATCATTAAACGCAGCCTGATAAGGAATAAACACCGCCCCGAATTCTGCAGCCAGTTTCTTTACAATCTGTTGCCTCAGGCTTACCTCCGCAAAATAGGTATCCCATTTTTCCTTTACCCTGCCCACAGGGAGTATGAAGGGTTCCGCCAGCATTAATTTTAAGGCTGGAAGTGCTACCATTGTCTTCTGCAGCAAATTGCGGTAATGTTCCTCAAAAAACGCTGCATCAGCGTCAGTATTACCCTGGATCAGCCAGGCGGTGTCATTAATACCAATAAGGATACTTAGTAAATCAGGTTTCAGGTCCAGGGTATCGGTCTGCCAGCGCTCTTCCAGATGGGTGATTCGATTACCGCTGATCCCCCGGTTATAAAAATGGAATCCTTTTGAAGGATAATCATACCAAATTCTGGAAGCGGCAATAAAAGCGTAACCATGGCCCATAACATGGTTCCAGTCGTTGTTCCTGGTACGGTTTCCGTCCGTAATGGAGTCGCCTTGAAAAAGGATCGTCATGCCCCCAGGGGCGCTGTTGTTTCCCGCAAATGAAATCCCCGGAAAAGCTGCTGCAGACACGATCCCGGCACTAATGTTTTGGATAAAATTTCTTCTCAACATCGTTCTGTCTGGTGTATGGGCCTGGTGATAAAAGGCTGCGATAAATTTTCTACAACTTATTGTTTTTTTTCTTCAATTTTCTCATTTCAGGATAAATCCCTCGATTTTCCAGCCTTTCCGCGACCATTATTATACTGGCATCCTAATTGCTCTAAACAGGAAAACTTCTTATCAAACTTAAATCGTCCACACAATGGGAAATCTTCTTTATACCATAGCAGTTATTCTGGTTATTCTATGGTTGATCGGCTACTTTGGTTTTGCCAGCTTCGGATTGGGTAATATTATTCATATCCTTCTTGTTATTGCCGTCGTGGCCATTATTCTCCGTGTAATCCGGGGAGACAGAGTCGTTTAGAAATAAAAACAGGGTATTCATCAACACGATTGATTAATATGTGAGGTCTGTTCAAAGAGGATTATGGCAAAAACCATCGTCTTTCTTTGAACAGATTCTTATTATATGGACATTTCAGATTAAGACAAGCGATGTCCTTACTTCTTCAATACAAAAGATTGCTATGACGCACGAAAAAATATTTACCCGCAAAGACGGTACCCGGGTTAAGGTTTCCGTCTGGTTATACGTTCATCAGAATCAATCGAATTGGGGATATCTTATTTTTGTGCAGGAACCTTCTTCCGATCAGTGGATTGATCCCTTCAGTAACAAGGCATACCTATTGCGCGCAGCAGAATCCAAAAGATTTAACGGACATGCTACCTTCGATCATTTTGTATCTAAAAATGAAATACTGCAGGCAAAAATGGAACTGTGGAAAATGATCAAACCGGTGTGAGGTGGATCAAAGCTGGTCTTTCAGTATTGACCAAACGTTTTCCGCCACGATCTTGTGCCCGGCTACATTCGGATGAATACCGTCAGGCAGATTCAGTTTGGGTTCACCTCCAACGCCTTCGAGCAAAAAAGGGATAAGCTGAACATGATTGGTTTTGGCTATATCAGCATACAGCATCCTGAACTGAGAAGTATATTCCTGTCCCATATTGGGCGGGATCTGCATCCCGGCCAGTATCAACTTTGCGTCGGGATACTTAGCTTTGACTTTATCCAATATCGACTGGAGGTTTTTCTTTGTTTCCGATACCGGAATACCCCTGAGGCCATCATTCCCTCCCAGTTCCAGAATAAAAACATCCAGAGGCTGTTTGAGCAGCCAGTCTATCCGGCTGTTGCCGCCTGCCGTGGTCTCACCGCTTACCCCCGCATTAATAACTTTATAGGCCAGGCCGAGTGAGTCAATCCGTTTTTGAATCAGGCCTGCGAAAGCCAGGGAAGGATCATCCAGTCCATATCCGGCCGTCAGGCTGTTTCCAAAGAAAACAATGTTTTTTTTCGAGGCTGATTTAGTCTTAGCTGCTTCAAGAGAATCGCCGGAAGCCGCAGACTTGTTTTTAGAATCACTGTTACAGCCGTATATAAAAAGCGACGCCGCCAGGCAGAAAAAAAGAAAACGAGTCATAAGTGTATTTTAATATTTACCATTAATCCATTAACCGCAACAAACGTAGGTATTAGGCCATAAAAGCAGATTCAGAGCCATTCGGCATCAAGTATGTTCCATTTAACCAATATTTAGGTGGTTTTCTGAATCTTAAGAACCAAATTTACATAAAAGCAGTTGCCAAATTTAACACCACCGGATAAAACGTTAAACCAGCATATTAATGAATAGCATTCTTGACCTTAAAGAGGTTGGTAAAATATACAAAAGCGGCTCCCGTTCTTTAACGGTATTACAGGACATCAACTTTTCTGTCAACCCGGGGTCAACACTGGCCATTGTGGGGCCTTCCGGAAGTGGCAAAACAACACTCCTCGGCCTTTGTGCCGGTCTCGACCGCTCCTCTTCGGGCACGGTGGAACTTCATGGAACGAGGCTGAACGACCTGAATGAAGATCAGCTGGCATCCGCCCGGAACCAGTACATCGGCTTCATATTCCAGAATTTTCAGCTGCTTCCCACGCTGACAGCTCTTGAAAATGTGATGGTACCGCTGGAACTAAGAGGCGAAAAAAATATTAAATCCAGGGCCCTCGATTTACTGGACAAAGTGGGCCTGGCCGAACGCGGACATCATTATCCCACGCAACTTAGCGGTGGAGAGCAACAAAGGGTTTCCCTTGCCAGGGCGTTTTCCAATAATCCGGCTATACTTTTTGCCGACGAACCTACGGGAAACCTGGATGCCGAAACGAGTGAAAAAGTTGTAAAACTACTTTTTGATCTGAACAAAGAGGCTGGTACCACACTGGTATTGGTTACCCACGACCTGGAACTTGCCGCTAAAACGCAGCGGATTATCCGTATAAAAGGCGGGCGTATTGTTTCGGATCAGCATACCTGACCCGCTCCGGCTGATGAAGTCCTATTTAAGTTGAAAATCCGCTTCAGCGTTCAAGTAATTCCTGTTAGATAATGAATAAAGAAAATATCAATTTCCCGTGGCTGCTGAAAATGGCATGGCGCGACAGCCGACGTAACCGCGCACGGCTGTTCCTTTTTGTGTCTTCTATCGTACTGGGGATTGCAGCGCTGGTAGCCATTTATGCACTCGGAGATAATTTAAGGCAAAACATTGACAGCCAGGCGGCCACCCTGCTCGGTGCCGACCTGGCGCTTTCCGGAAACCGCCCGATAGAAGGAAAAGTTAAAACAATGGTCGATTCCCTGGGAACAGCCAGGTCGGAGGAAAGAAGTTTTGCATCCATGGTCTATTTCCTTAAAAGCGGCGGCAACAGACTGGCTCAGGTGAAGGCACTGCAGGGTGATTATCCCTACTATGGCACCTTTGAAACCGTTCCGCTGGAAGCGGGAATATCTTTCCGCACCAAAAAGGAAGCCCTGGTAGACCAGTCCCTGATGCTGCAGTATCAGGCAAAAGTGGGGGATTCCATTAAGATCGGTGAGGTAACTTTTGCTATAGCCGGAATTCTTGAAAAAGCCCCGGGCCAGAACGGGCTTACGAGTACTGTGGCGCCATCTGTATACATCCCGATGAAATACCTGGACGCCACCGGCCTTATGCAAAAAGGAAGCCGGGTGGCTTACCGGTACTATCTGAAATTCCCTGAGGATACCGATGTGCAAAATCTGGCTAAAAAACTGGACCCGCGCTTTGAAGCCGCCGACCTGGACTATAAAACTGTACAGACCCAGAAGGAGGATACCGGACGTTCATTCAAGGACCTAACCCGCTTTCTGTCATTGGTAGGTTTTGTGGCGCTGCTTCTGGGATGCATAGGCGTAGCCAGTGCCATACATATTTATATCAGAGAAAAACTTAATTCCATTGCCATCCTGCGTTGTCTGGGTGTGAGAGCTTCCCAGGCATTTCTGATTTATCTGATTCAGATTGTAGGCATAGGATTGTTAGGCTCGGTGCTGGGCTGCCTGCTAGGTACGGCAATTCAGCAGTTCCTGCCTATTGTCATTAAAGACTTCCTGCCTTTTGAACTGACAACGGATATCTCCTGGATTGCCATTGCCCAAGGTCTGGTGATCGGCACCCTCATATCTGTTCTATTTGCCCTTCCTCCGCTGGTATCTATCCGCAAGATATCGCCCCTGAATGTACTTCGGAATATTTTTGATCAGGTTAAATTAGACCGTGACCCGGTCATCTGGCTGGTGTACGCGCTGATTGTAGTATTCATTTTCGGATTTTCGTATCTGCAGATGAGAACCTGGCTTCAATCGTTGATTTTTACAGCAGGCATCCTGGGATCTTTCCTGCTGTTATACGGTACCGCGGTTTTGCTGATGTGGCTGGTGCGGAGATTCTTCCCTCAGTCGTGGAGTTATCTCTGGCGCCAGGGACTTGCCAATTTGTACCGGCCCAACAACCAGACGGCGATCCTCATTGTTTCCATTGGCCTGGGTACCTCGCTGATCTGCACCTTATTTTTTACGCAGACCATACTCATGACACGCGTAAATTTATCTACCAGCGGTAACCAGCCGAATATCGTACTTTTTGATATACAACCCGGCCAGAAAGAAGCGGTGCTGGACGTGGCCAAAGTCCACAAGGTTCCGGTGAACCAAAGTGTACCTATTGTTAATATGCGGCTGGATGAGGTAAATGGTAAAACCGCCGCAGATTTTCAGGGTGACACCACAGCCGAGCAATCCCGAAGGATTTTTAGCAGGGAATACCGGGTTACGTTCCGTGACTCCCTGTCTTCGTCCGAAAAAATTTCAAAAGGCAAATGGGAAGGTATCTATACCAAAGACCAGCCACTCATACCTATTTCCTTGGAGCAAGGCTTTGCGGAGCGCAGCCGGGTAAACCTTGGCGACACCATGGTATTTAATGTGCAGGGGACGCTCATGACAACCCGCGTCAGTAGTTTCAGGGAAGTAAACTGGGGAGAGGTGCAAACCAATTTTCTGGTCGTATTTCCCTCAGGCGTGCTGGAAGAAGCCCCTCAGTTTAATGTGATGCTCACGCATGTTCCATCACCCGAGGTATCCGCCCGGTTTCAGCGGGATATCGTGCGGCAGTTTCCGAATATTTCCATTATTGACCTTGCCCTGGTGCTTCGGGTACTTGACGAGCTATTTACAAAAATTGGCTTTGTGATCCGTTTCATGGCCGGTTTCAGTATCCTGACCGGAATTATCGTACTCATTGCATCGGTTCTGATCAGCAAGTATCAGCGTTTGCAGGAAAGTGTTTTGCTCAGGACCATCGGTGCCAGTAAAAAGCAGATTTTTACCATCACGGCCATGGAATACTTCTTCCTGGGTTCGCTGGCCGCTTTCACCGGAATTCTCATATCCCTGGTCGGGAGCTGGGCGCTGGCCAGGTTCAGTTTTGAGGCGGAGTTCAGGCCGGATGTATGGCCAGTTATTGCTCTTTTCCTTTTTGTTTCATTGCTGACAGTGAGCATTGGGCTTATTAACAGCCGGGGTATCCTTTCACGCCCGCCGCTGGAGGTACTACGCCAGGACGTTTAGCCAGAGCAAATTGCGGATTACATAAATGCAGCTCACATTCTGAAACCTGATCCGCAATGGCGATGAATACCTCAACCCGCCAGACCAGTACGCATATCCAATTCAGCAAAAAATAACTTCTCATTTCCATAAAATGACCGCTGAAGGCGGTCATTTTCCTTTTGATCCCCCAAACTTTCCTTCCCGACAACAAGCTTCATCATGAGTTAACATTGGAAACGTAAATTGCACCGCTAATAAAAATTCCTGTTTTGTATGATCCGAGGCTCAGGAAAGCGGCAATGTCTTTCTCTTGATTATAAATCAATACCACCCTGCTGCATTGGCCCAAATTTCCCGATTTATTTCAAACGTTTGCAGCAATTTTTCAAACGTTTGCATGAAGTGCAGACTATTTTATATTTTTTATATCAATAATACAATTTGTATTGTTGCATAACATTTCCCTGCAAACAGCGTCTAAACCCTCTTTAAAATTTTTTATTTTCTATTCTACTAAAACAAATAATCCACATTATGAGAAAAACATTGACTCTATTGGTCAGGAAAAGGGGATTTCAATGCTGTGTTTTGTCATTAGGTACAATGATGTACCTGGCAACTCCATCATTGGCAACCGCCTCTTCAGCCGACACACGTAAACACCAGCAAACCTCTCCTCAAAAAGAAATTACCTTGTCGGGAAAGGTTGTAACTTCTAATAATGAAGGATTGCCGGGAGTAACCGTCCTTGTTTCGGAATCGGATGGCGCAAATAAGCAGGGAACCACTACCAACGAAAAAGGTGAATTTTCGTTCAGCAATCTTGAAACCGGAAAAAAATATAACCTTCAGTTCAGTTATATCGGTTTTGACAAGCAGTCCCTGAACGATTTCGTTCTGACAGAAGCCAACAGCAATTCTATCAGCATTACGCTAAAGGAATCGGCATCAGACCTGAGCGAAGTAGTCGTGGTAGGTTATGGAAGTACCGTAAAAAAAGACATTACCGGTTCTGTTAAATCTCTCAAAAGCGCGGAATTCAATCAGGGGATCATCAATTCACCCGAGCAGCTTTTACAAGGAAAGGTATCCGGTGTGAACGTAACCTCGGCAACAGGCGAGCCAGGCGGCAAAACCAATATCACGGTACGTGGCCCGGGAGGGGTGCGCACAGGAAGTACGCCGTTGTTCGTGGTGGATGGTATGGCACTGGACAACAGCAGTACCGGTGGGGATACCAACCCGCTTAACTTCCTGAACCCACAGGATATCGAATCCATGGATGTTTTGAAAGATGCCTCAGCAACCGCTATTTATGGAGCGAGAGGAGCAAACGGAGTTATTTTGATCACAACCAAAAAAGGCAAATCGGGCCAGGCCAGTGTTAATTATTCCGGAAGCCTGGGTTTGTCTACCATGGCCCGCCCCTTGGATGTACTGTCCGGTCCCGATTTTATAGCCGAGGCTGGTAAGCTGGGCTCAACGGTGATCAACGGAGGTGCTAATACCGACTGGCAAAAGGAAATTTCAAGAACTGCTACCACGCACAACCACAATGTTTCCATTGGTGGAGGTACCGAAAAAATGACTTATTATGGCTCATTTGGTTTGCAAAAACAACAAGGGGTTTTGAAAGGCAGCCAGCAGGACAGATATACCGGCCGTATCAATCTGTCGCAGAAATTGCTGAACGACCGGGTTACCCTGGATATCAATCTGAACGCGACCAATACAAAAAACCAGCGTCCGGATAACCAGGGAATCATAGGTGGGGCCATCACAGCCAACCCTACCTATAAACCTTATGATGATAAAGGTGATCCGTTCCAGTACCAGGACGGAACCAACCCGCTGATCACTTTAAGACTTTACAAGGAATTACTGAGTACCAACAGAGTACTTGCAAGTATATCTCCGTCTGTAACCATCATTCCGGGTCTGGTTTATAAACTCAATTTTGGCCTCGACCATGCCACTTCTACCCAGGACAAACAAACGCTGCCCAATACCATTCCGGCTTCCATCGGACGTCTGGAAACCTATGATCTGAAAAACTCCAACCGTTTGATTGAAAACTACCTGACTTATACCTTAAATAAAAAGTCACACAGTTTTTCTGCTCTGGTAGGTCACTCCTATCAGCGGATCTTCCTTCAGGGACGGAACTTCAGTATCAACAAATTCCCGATATCAGATATTGAGCCCATCTACAACCCCGGTCTGGGACAGGACCTGACGCTCGTACTCAACAAACCCGGCGGATTTGCCACCATCAATGAGCTTCAGTCGTTTTTCTCAAGGGTGAATTACAGTTTCAAGGACAAGTATCTTGTAACAGCAACCTTGCGTGTTGACGGTTCTTCAAAATTCGGGGCCAACAATAAGTATGGTTCCTTTCCCTCTTTCTCGCTGGGATGGCGGATTTCGGAAGAGCCTTTTATGAAATCCTCTCCGTTTTCCGACCTGAAACTGCGTGCAGGCTGGGGTAAAACCGGTAACCAGGAAATTCCAAGCAAAATTACCCAGGCTCGTTTCACATCTTCAGTATCAGGGACTACCAGCTATCCGCTTAACAGTACCAATACCTACCCTGCCGGTACTACCTATACCCGGCTAGCCAACCCCAATATCCAGTGGGAAGTATCTGCGCAGACGGATCTTGGTTTAGACTTTTCATTGTTTAAAGGTGCATTGAGCGGAGAAATAGATTATTTTTCTAAAACCTCTGAAAAAATATTGCTGGAAGTTATTCCTTCCGATCCAGTACAGCCAGCCGGTACTTTTTGGACCAACGTTCCCGATATGCAGATTGTCAACAAGGGACTTGAGTTTGACCTGAATTTCAGAAAATCACTGGATAACGGCCTGCGTTATTCCATCGGTGGAAACATCACATTTATAAAAAATGATGTGAAAAATTCACCCTACTCGGTTATTCCATCCGGTGCCGCACAGGGCTCAGGCCTTACTTCGGCTACAATCAACGGATACATCAACAACCAGCCCATCGGTACTTTCTTCCTGAAAGAATTTATTGGCTTTGACGACAAGGGTATCAGCAAATTCCGCGATACGGACGGTGACGGTATCATTACCGATAAAGACAGGATTGCTGCCGGAACCGCGCTTCCTACTAGGATGTACAACTTTAACGGAAACGTAAGTTTCAAAGGATTTGACCTGACCGCGAATTTCAATGGTGTAGGAGGTAATAAAGTGTATGACAACACGGCCAACTCTAACTTCTACAAGCTGAAATTATCTAAAGGTGTGAACGTAACACCCGAGGCACTCGAAGCAGCCAGCGAGTCCATCAACAACTCTGCTCCGGTATCGACCAGGTATCTGAAAAACGGTGCTTATCTGAGATTGAACAACCTGGTGTTAGGCTACAATCTGAACACAGTTAAACTTGGTATTCACAAATGGGTGCAAACTGCACGCGTTGCGGTAACAGGCCAGAACCTGATCGTTTGGACCAAATACAACGGCTACGACCCAGAAGTAAACAATGACCGTTCCATTAACGGCATTACTTCCTACGGTATCGATTATCTCAGTTATCCAAAGGCTAAAACAGTCATTTTTAGTCTAAATCTTGGCTTCTAATAAAACACATGATGAAAAAGAAAATATCTCTCATATTCACCGCAGCTGGAATTTTATGGTTAAGCGCCTGTACCGACTTAAAGGAACAGGTACTGGACGAAACTTTAAGCACCAAGGTGTCCGACGAAGATGCCGCAAACGGACTCATCGCGCCTGTTTATGCTTTGCTGCCAAACCTATTTCAGCATACTACCTATTTTGCCCTGCAGGAAATCTCTACGGATGAGGCTATTTTGCCCTACC
Encoded here:
- a CDS encoding SGNH/GDSL hydrolase family protein, giving the protein MLRRNFIQNISAGIVSAAAFPGISFAGNNSAPGGMTILFQGDSITDGNRTRNNDWNHVMGHGYAFIAASRIWYDYPSKGFHFYNRGISGNRITHLEERWQTDTLDLKPDLLSILIGINDTAWLIQGNTDADAAFFEEHYRNLLQKTMVALPALKLMLAEPFILPVGRVKEKWDTYFAEVSLRQQIVKKLAAEFGAVFIPYQAAFNDALNRAPAEYWIWDGIHPMPAGHELMARLWLEKSGLL
- a CDS encoding lmo0937 family membrane protein, producing MGNLLYTIAVILVILWLIGYFGFASFGLGNIIHILLVIAVVAIILRVIRGDRVV
- a CDS encoding arylesterase, which gives rise to MTRFLFFCLAASLFIYGCNSDSKNKSAASGDSLEAAKTKSASKKNIVFFGNSLTAGYGLDDPSLAFAGLIQKRIDSLGLAYKVINAGVSGETTAGGNSRIDWLLKQPLDVFILELGGNDGLRGIPVSETKKNLQSILDKVKAKYPDAKLILAGMQIPPNMGQEYTSQFRMLYADIAKTNHVQLIPFLLEGVGGEPKLNLPDGIHPNVAGHKIVAENVWSILKDQL
- a CDS encoding ABC transporter ATP-binding protein, with amino-acid sequence MNSILDLKEVGKIYKSGSRSLTVLQDINFSVNPGSTLAIVGPSGSGKTTLLGLCAGLDRSSSGTVELHGTRLNDLNEDQLASARNQYIGFIFQNFQLLPTLTALENVMVPLELRGEKNIKSRALDLLDKVGLAERGHHYPTQLSGGEQQRVSLARAFSNNPAILFADEPTGNLDAETSEKVVKLLFDLNKEAGTTLVLVTHDLELAAKTQRIIRIKGGRIVSDQHT
- a CDS encoding ABC transporter permease encodes the protein MNKENINFPWLLKMAWRDSRRNRARLFLFVSSIVLGIAALVAIYALGDNLRQNIDSQAATLLGADLALSGNRPIEGKVKTMVDSLGTARSEERSFASMVYFLKSGGNRLAQVKALQGDYPYYGTFETVPLEAGISFRTKKEALVDQSLMLQYQAKVGDSIKIGEVTFAIAGILEKAPGQNGLTSTVAPSVYIPMKYLDATGLMQKGSRVAYRYYLKFPEDTDVQNLAKKLDPRFEAADLDYKTVQTQKEDTGRSFKDLTRFLSLVGFVALLLGCIGVASAIHIYIREKLNSIAILRCLGVRASQAFLIYLIQIVGIGLLGSVLGCLLGTAIQQFLPIVIKDFLPFELTTDISWIAIAQGLVIGTLISVLFALPPLVSIRKISPLNVLRNIFDQVKLDRDPVIWLVYALIVVFIFGFSYLQMRTWLQSLIFTAGILGSFLLLYGTAVLLMWLVRRFFPQSWSYLWRQGLANLYRPNNQTAILIVSIGLGTSLICTLFFTQTILMTRVNLSTSGNQPNIVLFDIQPGQKEAVLDVAKVHKVPVNQSVPIVNMRLDEVNGKTAADFQGDTTAEQSRRIFSREYRVTFRDSLSSSEKISKGKWEGIYTKDQPLIPISLEQGFAERSRVNLGDTMVFNVQGTLMTTRVSSFREVNWGEVQTNFLVVFPSGVLEEAPQFNVMLTHVPSPEVSARFQRDIVRQFPNISIIDLALVLRVLDELFTKIGFVIRFMAGFSILTGIIVLIASVLISKYQRLQESVLLRTIGASKKQIFTITAMEYFFLGSLAAFTGILISLVGSWALARFSFEAEFRPDVWPVIALFLFVSLLTVSIGLINSRGILSRPPLEVLRQDV
- a CDS encoding SusC/RagA family TonB-linked outer membrane protein, which codes for MRKTLTLLVRKRGFQCCVLSLGTMMYLATPSLATASSADTRKHQQTSPQKEITLSGKVVTSNNEGLPGVTVLVSESDGANKQGTTTNEKGEFSFSNLETGKKYNLQFSYIGFDKQSLNDFVLTEANSNSISITLKESASDLSEVVVVGYGSTVKKDITGSVKSLKSAEFNQGIINSPEQLLQGKVSGVNVTSATGEPGGKTNITVRGPGGVRTGSTPLFVVDGMALDNSSTGGDTNPLNFLNPQDIESMDVLKDASATAIYGARGANGVILITTKKGKSGQASVNYSGSLGLSTMARPLDVLSGPDFIAEAGKLGSTVINGGANTDWQKEISRTATTHNHNVSIGGGTEKMTYYGSFGLQKQQGVLKGSQQDRYTGRINLSQKLLNDRVTLDINLNATNTKNQRPDNQGIIGGAITANPTYKPYDDKGDPFQYQDGTNPLITLRLYKELLSTNRVLASISPSVTIIPGLVYKLNFGLDHATSTQDKQTLPNTIPASIGRLETYDLKNSNRLIENYLTYTLNKKSHSFSALVGHSYQRIFLQGRNFSINKFPISDIEPIYNPGLGQDLTLVLNKPGGFATINELQSFFSRVNYSFKDKYLVTATLRVDGSSKFGANNKYGSFPSFSLGWRISEEPFMKSSPFSDLKLRAGWGKTGNQEIPSKITQARFTSSVSGTTSYPLNSTNTYPAGTTYTRLANPNIQWEVSAQTDLGLDFSLFKGALSGEIDYFSKTSEKILLEVIPSDPVQPAGTFWTNVPDMQIVNKGLEFDLNFRKSLDNGLRYSIGGNITFIKNDVKNSPYSVIPSGAAQGSGLTSATINGYINNQPIGTFFLKEFIGFDDKGISKFRDTDGDGIITDKDRIAAGTALPTRMYNFNGNVSFKGFDLTANFNGVGGNKVYDNTANSNFYKLKLSKGVNVTPEALEAASESINNSAPVSTRYLKNGAYLRLNNLVLGYNLNTVKLGIHKWVQTARVAVTGQNLIVWTKYNGYDPEVNNDRSINGITSYGIDYLSYPKAKTVIFSLNLGF